TTGACAGTCGCGCCGTGGCGGAAAGGCAGTTATTTATTGCCATCCGGGGGACACGGGATGACGGACATAATTATATTCGGAATATTATGAATATTCCGGGAGTAGGGCTGCTCGTCCGCCGCGGATATGAAGCCCTTCCTGAAATTTACAACGATATACCGGTCGTGGCGGTTGAAGATACTCATCGGGCTATGATAGAGCTGGCTCGCGGCTACCGCCGCCGCCTGAAGTGCTTTGTCATTGCCGTGACCGGCTCCAACGGCAAAACGACGACTAAAGAATTTGTCTATGCGATGATTGCCTCCCGCTTCAAGAGCAGTTACCGCTCACAGGGGAATCTGAACAATCTGTACGGTCTGCCGCTGGCGATTTTTGCCATGCCGTCGGACACGAAATATGCGGTTTTCGAATTGGGGATTTCGCTGCCAAAGGAGATGACCGGGCTGGCGGCAATTGCCGAGCCGGACCTGGCGCTTATAACCAACGTGGGACCGACTCATCTGGAAACGCTCGGCACGGTGGAGAATGTCGCCGCCGCCAAATTTGAGCTGGTTGATTTTATGAGCGATGACAAACCGGTTGTATTGAACGCCGATTCTGAGCCGGTAATGCAGGCGGCATCAAAGAGAAAACGGAAATTTATCACCTACGGCATAAAGAATCAGGCCGATTTCATGGCGCGACCGGCCGGAATTTCGGAGGATGGTTTTCCTCTGGTCGAGATTGAGCGGCATCTCATTAAAGTCCCTCTCTTCGGAGAGCACCAGGCATATAATCTTCTCGCCGGATACGCTGTCTCCAGAGTCCTCGGCATCGAAATTTCACCTGCCGACCTCGACCGGATAGATTACCGTTTTGCTCCCTATCGTGGTGAAATCGAGAGTATCAACGGCGTGACTATTATATCCGACTGTTACAATG
The DNA window shown above is from Candidatus Zixiibacteriota bacterium and carries:
- the murF gene encoding UDP-N-acetylmuramoyl-tripeptide--D-alanyl-D-alanine ligase; the protein is MISLDYKTLAQEVQGELMNGKFGAAHFRGVAIDSRAVAERQLFIAIRGTRDDGHNYIRNIMNIPGVGLLVRRGYEALPEIYNDIPVVAVEDTHRAMIELARGYRRRLKCFVIAVTGSNGKTTTKEFVYAMIASRFKSSYRSQGNLNNLYGLPLAIFAMPSDTKYAVFELGISLPKEMTGLAAIAEPDLALITNVGPTHLETLGTVENVAAAKFELVDFMSDDKPVVLNADSEPVMQAASKRKRKFITYGIKNQADFMARPAGISEDGFPLVEIERHLIKVPLFGEHQAYNLLAGYAVSRVLGIEISPADLDRIDYRFAPYRGEIESINGVTIISDCYNANPVSMKSGLRSFHHYMSHPTLAKRRSVVIVGDMLELGEKSAQYHTEIGRLLGTLKFDLALAVGPQSREIVSGAIEAGFNKENIIHFEKTEQAGDFLIDNVRRGDIVYLKASRGIGLEKLITLLKGSAFRQN